GAATGTCTCCAACGATGGTGACTTTCAAGCCCTCAATGCGGCCAAACTCTTTGAGCATGGTGTAGGCGTCCAGCAAAGCCTGGGTGGGGTGGGCCCGGCGGCCATCTCCGGCATTGATGGTGGACTTGCCGCTGAATTTTGCCACCTGATGGGCTGCTCCAGAAGCATGGTGGCGCACGATGAAAGCGTCCACTTTGTAGGCATTCAGGGTCTCGATGGTGTCGCGCAGGGATTCCCCTTTGGAAAGGCTGCTGGCTCCGGCTGCGAAGGTCAGCACATCGGCACTCATGCGTCTGGCTGCCAGTTCAAAACTGGTGCGGGTGCGGGTGGAGTTCTCGAAGAACGCCGTACACACGGTGATGCCCTGCAGGGCGGGCACTTTCTTGACCGGGCGTTCCAGCACTTCTTTCATGACATCTGCGGTGTCCAGAATGCCTTGCAGGGCCTCCACGCTCCAGCCCTGAAAATCCAGCAGGTGTTTTACTCCAGTTCCCATAATTCCACCACGTCCTCACCGTCGGTTTCGGCAAGTTTGACTTTCACGACCTCGGTTTTGCTGGTCGGCAGGTTTTTTCCCACGTAATCGGCCCGGATGGGCAGTTCACGGTGTCCACGGTCCACCATCACGGCAAGCTGGATGCTCTTGGGTCGGCCCAGATCGGTGAGGGCGTCCAGGGCAGCCCGGATGGTGCGTCCCGTGAAGAGCACATCGTCCAGCAAGACAATCTTCTTGGTGCCGATGTCAAAGTTGATTTCGGTGCGGCGGATGATGGGCTGGCGGCTGATTTCAGACAGGTCATCCCGGTACAGGGTGATGTCCAGCTTTCCGGTGGGCACCTGAATGCCTTCCAGCTCAGCAATTTTCTGGGCCAGCTGTTCTGCCAGGGGAATGCCCCGGGTGTGAATGCCCACCAGGGCCAGGTCTGCTGCCCCTTTGTTGCGCTCCAGGATTTCATGGGCGATGCGGGTCATGGCGCGTTTCATCTCGTGGGCATCCAGAATCTGGGCTTTATGGTGCATTCTGTCCTCCGCGGGCAGTGGGGTGGTCACAAAAAAACGCGCCTGAGCTGAAAGCCCGGCGTGGTCTTGGGGGTGTGTTCACATTGTCCTCCTTTTCGCCTCTCGGGACGATGGCAGCCTCACGGGACTGCATTAAAGGTCAACACAGGATAACACGCCTCGTTTGCCCTGAGAAGGGGCAGATTTGACACATCTGCACAGCCTCTGGCAAAAGGATTTTTATGCAAATTCATGGATGGTTTTGCCTTGGAGTACACCTGAAAAAAACCTTCATTGTCGAACTTTTTCAAAAACTGCAAAATGTCCCTTGACAGAGCTTTGTAAGAACTGAACTTTTAGGATACATTTGTACAATCCTGAGGTGAAAGACCTATACAAATGGGTCCACTGTCCTGCATTTCATCATCCATGCCTCATGTAGATCAAACGCATCAATCTATAGGGGGGATATGTTCTTCAGCCGAAAAGCTGCATCACCAAATGGCCCATTGCCTGCACACTTCCTTCCCAGGAATTCCCGCCTGCACGATGTGCTCTTCAACCTGCCCGACAACTGGCAGGTCAGAGAGAACCTGCAGATCGGGCACGTTCCTGGGTGCACCGTGCTGGTGTCCGAAGTGGGCATCTTTGTGCTCTACCCACAAGACGTTTCAGGCGTGATCCTGCACAACCCCCGCTCCCTGATCGTCTCCGAGCAGAACCTCAACCCACAGTTGCAGATGGCCCAGCAAAGCGGCCAGATGCTTTCCAGAATGCTGAAAGAACGGGTGCACACCGTGATGCTGTTCAAGCAACTGGTGGAACCCGAAGAACTCAAAGCCAGGGCCCTCTCTCCCAACGTCACCCGGGAATGGGAAGTGGAAAACGTCAAGGTGGTCACCTGGGAAAGCCTCAGGGCCTACATCCTGACCTACACCCGCAAACTCTACACCCCGGAAGAAGTGGTGGCCCTCAGCCGCAAAATCAAAGACATGTCCAGTTGACCTGAATGTCCAATCCTGGCGCAACAGACAATCAAAGGGCAGGGGCAATCATCCCTGCTTTTTTGATGAAGAAACAGACAACGTCCTGCACGTTTTCCCGCCCTAAACAGCCTCACTTTTCAGGGCGTGGTGTGGGGGTACAATGGCAGCATGACCCGGGCCATCTTGTTGCAGGGACAGCAGGTTCCCTACATCCTCAAACGTTCAACCCGCAAAACCATTGGCCTGAGGGTGGCCAGTGGTCAACTGGAAGTCTCGGTGCCCCGTGCCCTCACCCTGAAGTTTGTTGAGCAGATCCTGCAGGAACGCCAGGACTGGATCTTGCAAAAAGTGCAGGAAACCCGCTCTGTCCTCTGGGAATTGAAGGATGGTCTGCAAGGT
This window of the Deinococcus roseus genome carries:
- a CDS encoding aspartate carbamoyltransferase catalytic subunit, whose product is MGTGVKHLLDFQGWSVEALQGILDTADVMKEVLERPVKKVPALQGITVCTAFFENSTRTRTSFELAARRMSADVLTFAAGASSLSKGESLRDTIETLNAYKVDAFIVRHHASGAAHQVAKFSGKSTINAGDGRRAHPTQALLDAYTMLKEFGRIEGLKVTIVGDILHSRVARSNAELLDLLGADVTLCGPATLLPKELAKGRVKVTTDLQAAVKDADVVMSLRLQQERMNGGFLPSMSEYALTYQVNEKLLERAKDHAIVLHPGPMNRDLEISGSLADSARSRIIAQVEYGQAIRMSVLYHLLVGKK
- the pyrR gene encoding bifunctional pyr operon transcriptional regulator/uracil phosphoribosyltransferase PyrR; the protein is MHHKAQILDAHEMKRAMTRIAHEILERNKGAADLALVGIHTRGIPLAEQLAQKIAELEGIQVPTGKLDITLYRDDLSEISRQPIIRRTEINFDIGTKKIVLLDDVLFTGRTIRAALDALTDLGRPKSIQLAVMVDRGHRELPIRADYVGKNLPTSKTEVVKVKLAETDGEDVVELWELE